The Antarcticibacterium flavum genome contains the following window.
AACCCTTCCGTCTTGATTGGCTGGGGAGTTTAAGGTGCGACAACAAATGTTTAAGCCAATCAAGCCACCTTCCCTTGAAAAAAGGGATGGAGCTTTTAATTCTATTATACGTAGGATTAATACTGCGAAGGCGCTTGAGGAAAGAAGCATTTTATAAACCTCTACCGTCAGTTCGAGACCCCGATAAAATATTTTATTAGCGTGAGGTAATGACGTAGGAGAATTATCACTTCGAGTCAGCTTTTTGTTAGAAGGTCTTTTCCGGCCTACGAAAGTTTGTCGTAAAATTTGAAATGAGAGGGGCGTTAAGAATTTTAGGCTGTCTGAGCGAAACGGATTAAACTCGCGAGAATGGATTTACCCGCGAGTTCCTAAAATTTAGCCACCGAATGATAAATTTAGATAAGCTTTCGTAAGCCTAGACTTTTTTGGTTCTTTTTTGGGCGATGCAAAAAAGAACAAACGGTCCTATGAAATGCAGATAACCTCGCCTGGATGATGTAAGAAAAATAGAATACGTCAATGGTAGTGTTTTTTCTGTAGCGATAGCGGAAGAAAAAATGTATCGAGAACCCTCGGATAGTTCAGTACTCCGAAGAGTTCTCGATACAAATTTCTTCTCCCTACCGGTCGAAAAAATTCACTACCATTGACGTATTTTTTAACTAGCTGTATTATAGCTAATTACCATCCCAAGCTCTTTCGCCATTTTTCTTACACTTCTTTCTTTGTTGAGGTTAATTTTCTCTTCATAATCTTTTATTCCTTTTTCTATATAATCTAAACCTCTAACAAATAACTTCCAGTAAAGTTCTGCCAGTTTTCTGGCCATTGCTTTTATAGCGTGGCTCGGTCCCTTTCTGGCTCTTAGTTTTCTGCCGAAGGCACCTAGTGCAATTTTTTTGCTGTTGAGAAGGCTTGTGGCCACTTGTTTGAAGATTAATCCTGCTTTGGGCTGACCTTTTGATTTATGGTTTTTCCTCATTTTGCCGGAGTGGTGCTGTTTTGGAGCAAGGCCAAGCCAGGAAGTAAAATGTTTTTCTGTTGCCCATTTCTTCATATCTGTACCTACCTCGGCAAGGAGTTGCATCCAGGTATAATCTGTTATTCCAGGCAGAACAGTGGCATCCCTATGGTTAAATACACTTAGTAGATAGCGGTCGAGGTTTTTAATCTTGGGTTTGTGATGCCTTATAGGCTTCCTTGTTTTTTTCTTGCCGGGTTTTAGGGATGCATCACCATTCTCTCCGCTCATCTTCTTAAGAACTTCATCCAATTTTTCATCACACCGCACTATTTGTACCTGATAAAAATCATAGCAAGCAACTGCCTGCTCCAGTGCGAATAGACCTGCCTGAGTGTAGTGCCCTTTTAGAGATTTTATTACCAGTTCCCTTTTTGTTTTTAAAATGCTTTTTTCGCATAACTCCACCAGGACTTTCGGGTTTCTTTCTCCTTTGAGAATAGCTCTGATTACCCTCAATCCACTGGCTCCATGTACTTGACTTAAAACTTCTTTTAAGCGGATGTTCATCATGGTGAGGGCTTTTTGCATATGATTTATATGCATTGCCGCACTGCGAATGTGATCTTCCCGAAGGCGTTGATATTCCCGAAGTTCCTGGACAAGATCTTCTGCTACAAAACATCTGCTAAGAAGACCATGGCTATGTAACTGTTGTATCCACTGGCAATCCTTTACATCTGTTTTTCTGCCGGGAACTTGTTTAGTACTTCTCCCATCTACCAACCAGACATCGATTCCTCTGGCCTGTAGAATATCAAAGAGAATAACCCAATAAACTCCAGTGGCTTCCAAAGCAACAGTTTCGATATTATTATCGATCAAATAATCCGCTGCCATTTCCAAATCCTCAGTAAAAGT
Protein-coding sequences here:
- a CDS encoding IS110 family RNA-guided transposase, with translation MKKIHNHAAGIDIGARKIFVGLEGREVKSFETFTEDLEMAADYLIDNNIETVALEATGVYWVILFDILQARGIDVWLVDGRSTKQVPGRKTDVKDCQWIQQLHSHGLLSRCFVAEDLVQELREYQRLREDHIRSAAMHINHMQKALTMMNIRLKEVLSQVHGASGLRVIRAILKGERNPKVLVELCEKSILKTKRELVIKSLKGHYTQAGLFALEQAVACYDFYQVQIVRCDEKLDEVLKKMSGENGDASLKPGKKKTRKPIRHHKPKIKNLDRYLLSVFNHRDATVLPGITDYTWMQLLAEVGTDMKKWATEKHFTSWLGLAPKQHHSGKMRKNHKSKGQPKAGLIFKQVATSLLNSKKIALGAFGRKLRARKGPSHAIKAMARKLAELYWKLFVRGLDYIEKGIKDYEEKINLNKERSVRKMAKELGMVISYNTAS